The sequence below is a genomic window from Candidatus Hydrogenedentota bacterium.
GGCATCGTACCAATCGGAGACCCACTCATAGGCATTGCCAGCCAAATCCATACAGCCATAGAAAGATTGGGTCGCATAGAAATGGCCGACAGCAACGGGTAACCCGAAACCGCATTCTTCTGTATTGGCGAGTTGGGCGCCGTAAATGTCACCCCAAGGATACATGCGTTCATCGGTGCCTCGGGCTGCTTTTTCCCATTCTGCTTCGGTGGGTAAACGTTTGCCGACAGAGGCACAATAGCGGCCTGCATCGTTCCACGAGATGCCCCAAGCAGGATAGTTTTCTTGCCCTTCCGGGAATTTGTGGCGGGAGGAGAATTTCTGGTATTCCTGATTGGTTACTTCGAAGCGATCCATATAAAAGGCGTCGACATAGACTTCGCGTGTGGGGCGTTCGTCGGATGCATGTTGCGTTGAGCCCATCGTAAAGGTACCGGCAGGGATCAGCACCATGCCTTGAGGCACTTTACCGGGACTCATTTCCAAAAGTACTTTTTGATCTTCATTGGGCTTGAGAATCACCATTTTGTCGGCTTGGATAAAACCGTCAATATAGGTGCTGACCAGATAATTTCCCGGCGCCAGTGCTAATTCCAGGGGCGTGTTGCGCCGCTGCAAGATGTTGTTGAGCCAGATTTGAGCGGAACTTGGGCGGGAATGAATGGTGAGCCGGGCTTCCACAGGGCGCAGGTCATGGTTATAATTGAGATTAAAATTCTCTTCCATACGGAAGTCGTTGGTTTCAGGGAAATAATCCGGGTGTCTGAGTTCATAGCTGTAGGCACCCACTTGCAACACTTTTCTCAAGATGGGTGTAGTGCCGATTAAACTGCCGTCTAAATAGACCTCGGCATCGGAAGGGACGGAATTGATGGAAACAGTGCCTTCAAGGGGTTCCATCTGAATCGTGAATGCTTGCACAGCTTCTTCAGTGACTGTAATTTCTGTAATTTTCCGTTTGTAGCGATCTTGGCGCAGGATAATTTCATAGGTATCCGGGCGGACATTGGGGATATCTACGGGCGTTGCGCCGCGGTCAAATCCATCCATCAACTGGAATGCACCGGATTCGGGAGCTGTGTTAATGGTCACCTCTACGGTTTGAATTTGTTTGTTTTTCCCACCACAGCCGAATCCTGATATAACGCAAAGAATAAGTAATATCCCCACCCCTCGAATCAAGTTCCCCATAATGCTGAATTGGGGTTTCATTCGTTACCACTTCCGCAATTTATAAAGCTTAATACTATGCCCAAATTACTTACCGTATCAAACGAAGTTGAATCAATAAACTTTTGCCACATTTTTATTATACCATGATTC
It includes:
- a CDS encoding SUMF1/EgtB/PvdO family nonheme iron enzyme translates to MKPQFSIMGNLIRGVGILLILCVISGFGCGGKNKQIQTVEVTINTAPESGAFQLMDGFDRGATPVDIPNVRPDTYEIILRQDRYKRKITEITVTEEAVQAFTIQMEPLEGTVSINSVPSDAEVYLDGSLIGTTPILRKVLQVGAYSYELRHPDYFPETNDFRMEENFNLNYNHDLRPVEARLTIHSRPSSAQIWLNNILQRRNTPLELALAPGNYLVSTYIDGFIQADKMVILKPNEDQKVLLEMSPGKVPQGMVLIPAGTFTMGSTQHASDERPTREVYVDAFYMDRFEVTNQEYQKFSSRHKFPEGQENYPAWGISWNDAGRYCASVGKRLPTEAEWEKAARGTDERMYPWGDIYGAQLANTEECGFGLPVAVGHFYATQSFYGCMDLAGNAYEWVSDWYDAYPGNESITKDYGQIFRILRGGSYMTKKFEARTTARHFDRMDAERKDYGCRCAMDARE